A single genomic interval of Pontibacter deserti harbors:
- the dusB gene encoding tRNA dihydrouridine synthase DusB, whose translation MVKIANIELGEFPLLLAPMEDVSDPPFRKVCKANGADLMYTEFISSEGLIRDAAKSVQKLDIFDYERPIGIQIFGSDIESMREAAIVSSQAGPDLIDINYGCPVKNVACKGAGAALLRDVPKMVKMTEEIVKATNLPVTVKTRLGWDEDTKYIVETAERLQDIGIQALSIHGRTRVQMYKGEADWTLIAEVKNNPRMKIPIFGNGDIDSPQKALEYRNKYGVDGIMIGRASIGYPWIFNEIKHYMATGEMLAGPTLEERVEVCRQHFTHSLEWKGDKLGIFEMRRHYTNYFRGLPHFKPLRMRLVQSEDIQEIYDTLDEIAQTMSYVELES comes from the coding sequence TTGGTAAAGATAGCGAACATAGAACTGGGCGAGTTTCCGCTGCTGCTGGCACCTATGGAAGACGTGAGCGATCCGCCTTTCCGAAAAGTGTGCAAAGCCAACGGGGCCGACCTGATGTACACTGAGTTTATTTCCTCTGAGGGTTTGATACGCGACGCAGCTAAAAGTGTGCAGAAACTCGACATTTTTGACTACGAACGTCCCATTGGTATCCAGATATTTGGCTCTGATATTGAGTCGATGCGCGAGGCGGCTATCGTTTCGTCGCAGGCTGGGCCTGACCTGATTGATATAAACTATGGTTGCCCTGTAAAGAACGTGGCCTGTAAAGGTGCGGGTGCTGCCCTGCTGCGCGATGTACCTAAAATGGTGAAAATGACCGAGGAAATTGTGAAAGCAACCAATCTTCCGGTTACCGTTAAAACCCGCCTCGGCTGGGACGAAGACACCAAGTATATCGTAGAAACTGCCGAGCGCTTACAGGATATCGGTATTCAGGCACTAAGTATACACGGCCGTACCCGTGTGCAAATGTATAAAGGTGAAGCCGACTGGACATTAATTGCAGAAGTGAAGAACAACCCACGCATGAAGATCCCGATCTTCGGCAACGGTGATATCGACTCTCCGCAGAAGGCCCTAGAGTACCGCAACAAGTATGGCGTAGATGGTATTATGATCGGGAGGGCAAGTATAGGTTACCCGTGGATCTTTAACGAGATAAAGCACTACATGGCAACCGGCGAAATGCTGGCAGGACCAACACTGGAAGAGCGCGTAGAGGTTTGCCGTCAGCACTTCACGCATTCGCTGGAATGGAAAGGCGACAAACTGGGCATTTTTGAAATGCGCCGCCACTATACCAACTATTTCCGTGGGTTACCGCACTTTAAACCACTCCGCATGCGCTTAGTGCAGTCAGAAGATATTCAGGAAATTTACGACACCCTGGACGAGATTGCACAGACGATGAGCTATGTGGAGTTAGAGAGTTAG
- a CDS encoding CPBP family intramembrane glutamic endopeptidase, which yields MKGFIPKETHPFYVLLLLIAFMIGGYFVGSFIFAILASAVFNIGIMEMPEIATDPASHPNGRNIMLMLQGVIQFLSFVVAPLFLLRVLKYKIDPYLNWKMPVAPLLVLLAGVLMIVIMPANSIIIHWNADMHFPDFLREFEQWARAKEDELAELTKMIANFDSVPKLLVGLLVIAVIPAIGEELVFRGILQKQLHRWTGNPHVAIWIAGLVFAAIHVQFFGFVPRAILGALFGYLYFWSGRISVPIVAHFFNNGFTVFMLYLQQTGAADIDVESTDPMEWYSILISVILSAGLLYYLYNEFRKVPPRTEAIPETAVDSVV from the coding sequence ATGAAAGGTTTCATCCCGAAAGAGACACACCCGTTTTATGTACTGCTGTTGCTTATAGCGTTTATGATAGGCGGCTATTTTGTAGGTAGCTTTATATTCGCCATACTGGCCAGTGCGGTATTTAATATTGGTATAATGGAAATGCCGGAAATAGCCACAGACCCGGCCTCGCACCCGAACGGGCGTAACATTATGCTGATGCTTCAGGGGGTGATACAATTCCTTTCTTTTGTGGTGGCGCCTTTGTTTCTGCTGCGCGTGTTAAAGTATAAAATAGACCCGTACCTGAACTGGAAGATGCCGGTGGCACCGCTGCTGGTATTGCTGGCTGGTGTGCTGATGATCGTGATAATGCCGGCCAACTCTATCATTATTCACTGGAATGCAGATATGCACTTCCCGGATTTCTTACGGGAGTTTGAGCAATGGGCACGTGCTAAAGAAGACGAGCTGGCTGAGCTTACCAAAATGATAGCCAATTTTGATTCTGTACCGAAGCTGTTGGTGGGTTTATTGGTAATTGCCGTTATACCTGCCATTGGCGAGGAGCTTGTGTTTAGGGGCATACTGCAAAAGCAACTGCACCGCTGGACAGGTAACCCACACGTAGCTATCTGGATTGCCGGACTGGTGTTTGCTGCCATACACGTACAGTTTTTCGGGTTTGTGCCGCGCGCTATACTTGGGGCTTTATTCGGATATTTATACTTCTGGTCGGGCAGGATAAGCGTACCTATAGTGGCCCACTTCTTTAACAATGGCTTTACCGTATTTATGTTATACTTACAGCAAACCGGGGCCGCCGATATTGATGTAGAATCTACAGATCCGATGGAGTGGTACAGCATATTGATTTCGGTTATACTTAGCGCTGGCCTGCTGTATTACCTGTACAACGAATTCAGAAAAGTGCCTCCGCGTACCGAAGCTATACCTGAAACTGCTGTGGATTCTGTTGTATAG
- a CDS encoding phosphatidate cytidylyltransferase has product MSKDISSLSNLQQRIIVGVLGAAMFIGGILASEWTYFLLFLGLTILGLLEFYRLVGPQGIKPNKPVGVILGVFLYTSVFLIEKEIILPEWLYLALPILSLVLVLELYRKQEQPFTNIAFTLLGVLYIALPFALLHKLGYLLGEYSWEPILGLMLLIWASDTGAYIAGKSFGKHKLFPRISPGKTWEGWVGGMLLTLSVAYGLSINLTELGLAEWLGIGVIVSVFGVLGDLTESLLKRSLDVKDSGALLPGHGGILDRFDSLIMVIPFIVAFLQIL; this is encoded by the coding sequence ATGAGCAAAGATATTTCGAGCCTAAGTAATTTACAGCAGCGCATTATTGTAGGGGTGTTGGGTGCAGCTATGTTTATAGGTGGCATACTGGCAAGCGAGTGGACCTACTTTCTGCTGTTTCTGGGGCTAACTATACTTGGTTTGCTCGAGTTTTACAGGCTGGTAGGCCCGCAGGGTATAAAGCCGAATAAACCCGTTGGCGTCATACTTGGCGTGTTCCTTTATACTTCCGTTTTTCTGATTGAGAAAGAGATCATCTTACCTGAGTGGTTATACCTGGCCTTGCCGATCCTGAGCCTTGTATTGGTATTGGAATTATACCGCAAACAGGAGCAGCCTTTCACAAACATTGCTTTTACACTTTTAGGCGTTTTATACATTGCTTTGCCTTTCGCGTTGCTGCACAAACTGGGGTATCTGCTGGGTGAGTACAGCTGGGAACCTATACTTGGCCTGATGCTGCTGATTTGGGCATCAGACACAGGAGCCTACATAGCGGGTAAATCTTTTGGGAAGCATAAGCTTTTTCCGCGTATATCGCCGGGCAAGACCTGGGAAGGCTGGGTAGGAGGTATGTTACTTACACTGAGTGTGGCCTATGGCTTATCTATAAACCTTACAGAGTTGGGACTTGCAGAATGGCTGGGTATAGGTGTTATCGTATCGGTTTTCGGGGTACTTGGCGACCTTACAGAATCGTTGCTGAAACGTAGCCTGGATGTAAAAGACTCTGGTGCTTTGCTGCCCGGCCATGGCGGCATCCTCGACCGTTTCGACAGCCTGATCATGGTTATTCCCTTTATTGTAGCCTTTCTTCAGATTTTATAA
- a CDS encoding DMT family transporter: MLPSLTLKLINSLTFPLSNYKILYFCAPYLLYFTAIKTVTTSEQQKTGTPALAWFLVIILALIWGTSFILIKKGLVVYTSDELGAWRITIACLTLLPFAIKHIRQAEPRHWKFLLGSGLLGNLIPAFLFAYAETRLASGLAGVLNSLTALFTLLVGAVFFHQAITWMRMLGIIIGIAGTSVLIFSGGENTNMENTMYGLYIVLACICYGGSVNIIKHKLQGLKPFVMSSLALLTVGPMALVYLLTTDALNKLQHTPGAWEALMYIAILAVFSTAVGLVLFNKLIHISTTLFASSSTYLIPIVALMWGVLDGETIHLWHYVGMVIILVGVFIVNRAK, translated from the coding sequence ATTCTTCCCTCTCTAACTCTCAAACTCATAAACTCACTAACTTTTCCTCTTTCTAACTATAAAATCCTCTACTTTTGCGCTCCTTACCTTTTATACTTTACGGCTATCAAAACAGTAACAACTTCTGAACAGCAAAAAACGGGAACGCCGGCGCTGGCTTGGTTCCTGGTAATTATACTTGCCCTTATCTGGGGTACTTCGTTTATACTCATCAAAAAAGGTCTTGTAGTTTATACTTCGGATGAGCTGGGGGCTTGGCGCATTACCATTGCCTGCCTTACGCTACTGCCTTTTGCTATAAAACACATTCGGCAGGCAGAGCCGCGCCACTGGAAGTTTTTGCTGGGCAGTGGTTTATTGGGCAATCTGATTCCGGCTTTCCTGTTCGCTTACGCCGAAACCCGCCTGGCCAGTGGACTTGCCGGTGTGCTAAACTCGCTTACCGCACTTTTCACGTTGCTGGTTGGGGCTGTTTTCTTTCATCAGGCCATCACCTGGATGCGTATGCTGGGCATCATTATCGGTATTGCAGGTACGTCGGTACTTATTTTTTCGGGTGGTGAGAATACTAACATGGAGAACACCATGTATGGTTTATACATTGTGCTGGCCTGTATCTGCTACGGTGGCAGTGTAAACATCATCAAGCACAAACTGCAGGGGTTAAAACCATTTGTAATGTCGAGTTTGGCGCTGCTTACGGTGGGCCCGATGGCGCTTGTTTACCTGCTTACTACGGATGCGCTTAACAAACTACAGCACACGCCCGGTGCCTGGGAAGCGCTGATGTATATTGCTATACTTGCGGTATTTAGTACGGCAGTTGGGTTGGTACTTTTCAATAAACTCATTCATATCTCTACCACACTTTTTGCCAGCTCCTCTACGTACCTTATACCTATAGTGGCACTTATGTGGGGCGTGCTGGATGGCGAAACCATACACCTGTGGCATTATGTAGGCATGGTAATTATATTGGTTGGCGTATTTATAGTTAACAGGGCGAAATAA